Proteins encoded together in one Microbacterium oxydans window:
- a CDS encoding alpha-ketoacid dehydrogenase subunit beta produces MPLSKALNAGMRKAMEDDPKVLLMGEDIGKLGGVFRVTEHLQRDFGDRRVLDTPLAESGIVGTAIGMAMVGYRPVIEIQFDGFVFPAFDQITTQLAKLTNRHEGAISMPIVIRIPYGGHIGAVEHHQESPEAYFAHTPGLRVVSPSTPNDAYWMIQEAIASNDPVIFMEPKSRYWQKGEVELDASAVPLHSSRVVRTGSDVTLVGHGAMVTTLLQAAALAEAEGTSCEVVDVRSLSPVDYEPILDSVRKTGRMVYAQEAQGFGSIGGEIAATVMERAFYALEAPVLRVSGYDTPFPPAKLEGAYLPDADRILEAVDRSLAY; encoded by the coding sequence ATGCCGCTCAGCAAGGCGCTGAACGCGGGGATGCGCAAGGCGATGGAGGACGACCCGAAGGTCCTGCTCATGGGCGAGGACATCGGCAAGCTCGGTGGCGTCTTCCGCGTGACGGAGCATCTGCAGCGCGACTTCGGCGACCGCCGGGTGCTCGACACCCCGCTGGCTGAATCCGGGATCGTCGGCACCGCGATCGGCATGGCGATGGTCGGCTACCGCCCGGTCATCGAGATCCAGTTCGACGGCTTCGTGTTCCCGGCGTTCGACCAGATCACCACGCAGCTCGCGAAGCTCACCAACCGGCACGAGGGCGCGATCAGCATGCCCATCGTGATCCGGATCCCCTACGGCGGGCACATCGGCGCCGTGGAGCACCACCAGGAGAGCCCGGAGGCGTACTTCGCGCACACCCCCGGCCTGCGCGTGGTCTCGCCGTCGACGCCCAACGACGCCTACTGGATGATCCAGGAGGCGATCGCCTCGAACGACCCCGTGATCTTCATGGAGCCGAAGAGCCGCTACTGGCAGAAGGGCGAGGTCGAGCTCGACGCCTCCGCCGTGCCGCTGCACTCCTCGCGGGTCGTCCGTACCGGCAGCGACGTGACACTGGTCGGACACGGCGCCATGGTCACGACGCTGCTGCAGGCCGCGGCGCTCGCCGAGGCCGAGGGCACGAGCTGCGAGGTCGTCGACGTCCGTTCGCTGTCGCCGGTCGACTACGAGCCCATCCTCGACTCGGTGCGCAAGACCGGACGCATGGTCTACGCGCAGGAGGCCCAGGGCTTCGGCAGCATCGGCGGTGAGATCGCGGCGACCGTCATGGAGCGCGCGTTCTATGCGCTCGAGGCTCCCGTGCTGCGCGTCTCCGGGTACGACACCCCGTTCCCGCCGGCGAAGCTCGAGGGCGCCTACCTCCCGGATGCCGACCGCATCCTCGAGGCCGTCGACCGCTCCCTCGCCTACTGA
- a CDS encoding thiamine pyrophosphate-dependent dehydrogenase E1 component subunit alpha → MTTSETPLVSVLDETGRYAPSAAAERYLPLIEAIGDAELEQFYRDMVVIRAIDTQATNLQRQGQLALWPPSRGQEAAQVGSGRAARAQDTIFPSYREHAVTRIRGVDPLDIIKLMRGVSHGGWDPTDPKNGNTRLYTLVLGSQVLHAAGYGMGLAFDGRTGTGALDRDEAVIVYYGDGASSQGDVHEAMVFAASYQAPTVFFLQNNHWAISVPVSTQSRVPLVQRSAGYGIPSVRVDGNDVLASYAVSRVALDDARSGGGPQAIEAVTYRLGAHTTSDDPTKYRGSDEEQYWAGRDPIVRMRAFLEGRGASAQLFADVEAEAADAAEDLRARTVELGPPSPDKMFDHVYSEPHPLIDQQKAWRARYEASFENASVEGGVR, encoded by the coding sequence GTGACCACCTCCGAGACACCCCTTGTGAGCGTTCTGGACGAGACCGGACGGTACGCCCCGTCCGCCGCCGCTGAACGATACCTTCCCCTGATCGAAGCGATCGGCGACGCGGAACTCGAGCAGTTCTACCGGGACATGGTCGTCATCCGCGCGATCGACACCCAGGCGACCAACCTGCAGCGGCAGGGGCAGCTCGCGCTGTGGCCGCCGAGCCGTGGGCAGGAGGCGGCGCAGGTCGGCTCCGGCCGTGCCGCCCGCGCGCAGGACACGATCTTCCCCTCCTACCGCGAGCACGCCGTCACGCGCATCCGCGGCGTCGACCCGCTCGACATCATCAAGCTGATGCGCGGCGTCTCGCATGGCGGCTGGGATCCCACCGACCCGAAGAACGGGAACACCCGCCTCTACACGCTCGTGCTCGGCTCCCAGGTGCTGCACGCCGCCGGTTACGGGATGGGCCTCGCCTTCGACGGCCGCACCGGCACCGGCGCCCTCGACCGCGATGAGGCCGTCATCGTCTACTACGGCGACGGCGCCTCCAGCCAGGGCGACGTGCACGAGGCGATGGTCTTCGCCGCGAGCTACCAGGCGCCGACCGTCTTCTTCCTGCAGAACAACCACTGGGCGATCTCGGTGCCGGTGTCCACGCAGTCGCGCGTGCCGCTGGTGCAGCGCAGCGCCGGCTACGGCATCCCCAGCGTCCGGGTCGACGGCAACGACGTGCTCGCGAGCTATGCGGTCTCCCGCGTCGCGCTCGACGACGCCCGCAGCGGCGGAGGCCCCCAGGCGATCGAAGCCGTCACGTACCGACTCGGCGCGCACACCACGAGCGACGACCCCACGAAGTATCGCGGCAGCGACGAAGAGCAGTACTGGGCCGGACGCGACCCCATCGTCCGCATGCGGGCGTTCCTCGAGGGGCGCGGCGCCTCGGCGCAACTCTTCGCCGACGTCGAGGCCGAGGCGGCGGATGCCGCCGAGGACCTGCGTGCTCGCACCGTCGAGCTCGGACCCCCCAGCCCCGACAAGATGTTCGACCACGTGTACAGCGAGCCGCATCCGCTGATCGATCAGCAGAAGGCCTGGCGCGCACGGTACGAGGCCTCGTTCGAGAACGCCTCGGTCGAAGGAGGAGTCCGGTGA
- a CDS encoding histidinol-phosphate transaminase, with protein MTEPILPRIRPAIAALAPYRQGKQAGPDAFKLSSNENPFDPLPSVVEALQRTTPMNRYPDATAARLRERLGARYGVGPDQVHVASGSVAILHQLILATASVGDEVIYAWRSFEAYPSLPLVAGATGVPVPLTADSRHDLDAMADAVTDRTRAIILCTPNNPTGPIITSAEFAAFVERVPNDVLIILDEAYAEFVTAPDAVDGLAERVFEQHPNVVVLRTFSKAYGLAGLRIGYAIGHEKVLDAARTTGIPLSVTSAAENAAIASLDAEAELLERVAVIVERRGRLVAGLRAQGWDVPDSQSNFVWLPTGDRTDAAAVTFVENDLIVRPFSGDGIRISVGEEDSIARVLEVAATLR; from the coding sequence GTGACCGAGCCGATCCTGCCCCGTATCCGTCCCGCCATCGCCGCTCTCGCGCCGTACCGCCAGGGCAAGCAGGCCGGTCCCGATGCGTTCAAGCTCTCGAGCAACGAGAACCCGTTCGATCCGCTGCCGTCGGTGGTCGAGGCGCTGCAGCGCACGACGCCGATGAACCGGTACCCGGACGCGACCGCGGCGCGCCTGCGCGAGCGACTCGGTGCGCGCTACGGCGTCGGGCCCGACCAGGTGCACGTCGCCTCCGGCAGTGTCGCGATCCTGCACCAGCTGATCCTGGCGACCGCATCCGTGGGCGACGAGGTCATCTACGCGTGGCGCTCGTTCGAGGCCTACCCGAGCCTGCCCCTCGTGGCCGGTGCGACCGGGGTTCCGGTGCCGCTCACCGCCGACTCCCGTCACGACCTCGACGCGATGGCGGATGCCGTCACCGATCGCACCCGCGCGATCATCCTGTGCACGCCGAACAACCCGACCGGCCCGATCATCACGAGCGCCGAGTTCGCCGCTTTCGTCGAGCGCGTCCCGAACGACGTCCTGATCATCCTCGACGAGGCGTACGCCGAGTTCGTGACGGCGCCCGACGCCGTCGACGGCCTCGCGGAGCGCGTGTTCGAGCAGCACCCGAACGTCGTGGTGCTGCGCACCTTCTCGAAGGCCTACGGTCTCGCCGGCCTCCGGATCGGCTACGCGATCGGGCACGAGAAGGTCCTCGACGCCGCCCGGACCACCGGCATCCCGCTGTCCGTCACGTCCGCCGCCGAGAACGCCGCGATCGCGAGCCTCGACGCCGAGGCCGAGCTGCTCGAGCGCGTCGCCGTGATCGTCGAGCGGCGCGGGCGCCTGGTGGCCGGCCTCCGCGCGCAGGGCTGGGACGTGCCGGACTCGCAGTCGAACTTCGTCTGGCTGCCGACCGGCGACCGCACCGATGCCGCGGCCGTGACCTTCGTCGAGAACGACCTCATCGTGCGGCCGTTCTCGGGCGACGGCATCCGCATCTCCGTCGGCGAGGAAGACTCGATCGCGCGCGTGCTCGAGGTCGCGGCCACGCTCCGCTGA
- a CDS encoding phage holin family protein, producing MRFIIRVVVNAFALWVVTLIPALQVTITAFPPGETLQLVLTLLAVAAIFALVNTIIGTVVKIVAFPLYIITFGLIGFLINGFLLWLTAWITSGFGWGLTVGDFWWGVLAALIISVINGIFGFILRPQSKSSRRD from the coding sequence ATGCGCTTCATCATCCGCGTCGTCGTCAACGCCTTCGCCCTCTGGGTCGTCACGCTGATCCCTGCCCTGCAGGTCACGATCACCGCGTTCCCTCCCGGTGAGACCCTGCAGCTGGTCCTGACCCTGCTCGCGGTGGCCGCGATCTTCGCGCTGGTGAACACCATCATCGGCACGGTCGTGAAGATCGTCGCCTTCCCGCTCTACATCATCACGTTCGGCCTGATCGGCTTCCTGATCAACGGCTTCCTGCTGTGGCTGACCGCGTGGATCACGAGCGGCTTCGGCTGGGGCCTCACCGTCGGCGACTTCTGGTGGGGCGTGCTCGCAGCGCTCATCATCTCGGTGATCAACGGCATCTTCGGCTTCATCCTGCGCCCGCAGAGCAAGAGCTCCCGCCGCGACTGA
- a CDS encoding PIN domain nuclease → MILVDTSVWIAYLRGTDSPAAEQLNGLIAEGADLAITEPVIMELLAGAARPRERARVEVLTNGLPLIGIDPVGDFRDAADLYRASALNGHPIRSMTDCLIAAVAIRSDVALLHGDRDFEFLAEVSPLRLCPTE, encoded by the coding sequence GTGATCCTCGTCGACACCTCCGTCTGGATCGCCTATCTCCGCGGGACCGACTCACCGGCCGCCGAGCAGCTGAACGGGCTGATCGCCGAGGGGGCAGACCTCGCGATCACGGAACCGGTGATCATGGAGCTCCTGGCGGGCGCCGCCAGGCCGCGGGAGCGGGCGAGGGTGGAGGTGTTGACGAACGGGCTGCCGCTGATCGGGATCGACCCGGTGGGCGACTTCCGGGACGCCGCCGACCTGTACCGTGCGTCCGCGCTCAACGGGCACCCGATCCGGAGCATGACCGACTGCCTGATCGCGGCCGTGGCGATCCGCAGCGACGTGGCGCTGCTGCACGGCGATCGTGACTTCGAGTTCCTCGCGGAGGTCAGCCCGCTTCGGCTCTGTCCGACCGAGTAG